CGAGTGACTGATGACTCCAATGCACAGACCGCACAGGGCTCCGGccaactcccccccccctccccagaaacAACAGGACTCCTATTTCCTCAGTGCCCCCCGCCCAGCCTCCTGAGAAAGGATTTGTTTGGTTGCACAGAGTAGGTTTTGGCGATCGATGCTTAGCTGGCAGAGATTCCCCGGGGGCTCGACGTTGCAGGGCTCGTGGTTGGAACTGCGCGGGTCTGAGAGGTCTCGCGAGCCAGCGGGACCCTCTCTGGCCAGCGCGGGACACGGATAGGATCCGCCCTACACCACGTATCTCGGGAGCGGGGATAGGGCCGGCCCTCCCCGAACCCCCCGGCGAACCGGGAAGCAGAGgggccctaatggatagagcgggagcccgggaggcaggaagacccggggtcgtcatcccggctccgccgctcgtctgccgcgggacctcgggcgagccccttcacttctctgggcctcggctgtaaaatggggatggagaccgtgagccccatgtgggccggggaccgcgtccaactcgaaCTGCTTGGACCCACCCCGGGGCTCACCGGAGGGCCAGGCGCACGGTAACCAACACCACAGttgattattattaaccagacCAGGTCCAAACACTAAACGGTGCAAGACGGTGCGAGAATTGAGTTGCAGGAatgtgtcccccccgcccccggattcCCACCGGGTCTTCCCTCGCAGGTCCGAGAAGACTCGGCTCAGGCATTGGAGTCCCTCTCCGGGTGTGTGCGGTGGGCGGAGGGCTTCCTGCTGGTGTTCTCCATCACGGACTACAGCAGCTACCAGGCCATCCGGCCCCTCTACCAGCACATCCGCAAGGTCCACCCGGACGCCAACGTCCCCGTCGTCATCGTGGGGAACAAGGGGGACCTGCTGCACGCCCGGCAGGTGCAGGCCAGCGCCGCCCTCCAGCTGGCCGACGAGCTGGGCGGCGCCTTCCTGGAAGTGTCCACCAGCGAGGACTACGAGGGCGTGTGCGCCGTCTTCCGGCATCTGTGCCGGGAGGTCGGCAAGCTGCAGGGCGGCGGGGACAAGAGGCGCCCCTCCGTCATCTCCAGACCCAAATCGCCCAACGTGCAGGACCTGAAGAGGCGTTTCAAGCAGGCCCTGTCCTCCAAAGTCAGATCGCCCCCACTGTTGGGGTGAGCGCGGCCCCGCTACTCCGGCGGGCAGCGGGACGGACTGGTTTTATCGCTTACTCGAGAGTTTATATTTTTGTACAGCCGTCGTCGATTTTCTCGTGGGTGTGGTGCGCGGCGCGTGAGAAGATGTTTCCCCACGGCCGTTCGGGGACTTTTTGTAATAGAATCTGTATCGCGCCAGAGCGGACGAGCGCCGGTCCTTTTCATTAAAGGCAAATCGATACAGAGCTGTGGCTGGTGTTTGATGCCTTTTGCAAAAGTCGTCTCCTCAACTGAGCTGCCAGAATTCAAATCTTGCCTCCAGTTCAAACCGGGACGTGTCGGGGATCcatcgggtggggggggggcggggaggggcttcTCTAGAAGAAGACCAGCACTTGTAGCAgttgctggggaggaaggggatttattaagtgcgttATCCCCAGCACTGCGGCTGACGCggaagccacgttccctgcccacgaggagcttccactctaccaagcactcgtTTCCTGGGCCTTTCCTCTAATCCGGGCCACTCAGACCGGCCGATGAGGGGCCCGACGCTAAGTCCCCTCGAGCGACGATCGGGGACGGGTATCAGTGATGGGTAGTGCGGAAAGGGGAGTCAGCAACATCTGA
This sequence is a window from Ornithorhynchus anatinus isolate Pmale09 chromosome 20, mOrnAna1.pri.v4, whole genome shotgun sequence. Protein-coding genes within it:
- the RASL11A gene encoding ras-like protein family member 11A, giving the protein MRLPTMSGNFLLAPIPEASAEPTPSRDVKLAVLGSGRVGKSAIIVRFLTKRFIGDYEPNAGKLYSRLVHIEGDQLSLQIQDTPGCIQVREDSAQALESLSGCVRWAEGFLLVFSITDYSSYQAIRPLYQHIRKVHPDANVPVVIVGNKGDLLHARQVQASAALQLADELGGAFLEVSTSEDYEGVCAVFRHLCREVGKLQGGGDKRRPSVISRPKSPNVQDLKRRFKQALSSKVRSPPLLG